GTGCGCCAATGGGACATAAGCGTAGCTAACTCTTGGTCGAGAAGCGGTAGCCTGTGCCACGCACGGTTTGAATCAACTCGGCGTGTTCTTCACCAATGGCTTTACGTAGACGGCGTATATGCACATCCACGGTGCGCTCTTCAACGTAGACGTTACCGCCCCAGACCTGATCCAATAACTGACCACGGGTATAGGCGCGTTCGGGGTGGGTCATAAAAAAGTGCAGTAAACGGTATTCGGTAGGACCTAAGGCGAGCGGCTCTCCGTGGCAAGAAACCCGCTGACTAATGGGATCAATTTCTAGGCCATTAACATCGATTGGTGCTTCATTTTCGCCAATGCCGGCACGACGTAACACCGCTTTTAAGCGCGCTACTAACTCGCGCGGCGAAAAGGGTTTGGTAATGTAATCATCGGCGCCCACTTCTAAGCCTAAAATTTTATTATCCTCTTCACCTTTGGCGGTGAGCATAATAATCGGCAGCTCGGCAG
The sequence above is a segment of the Thiopseudomonas alkaliphila genome. Coding sequences within it:
- the phoB gene encoding phosphate regulon transcriptional regulator PhoB, with the protein product MTGKRILIVDDEAPIREMIAVALEMAGYECLEAENAQDAHSIIVDAQPDLLLLDWMLPGTSGIELARRLKRDDLTAELPIIMLTAKGEEDNKILGLEVGADDYITKPFSPRELVARLKAVLRRAGIGENEAPIDVNGLEIDPISQRVSCHGEPLALGPTEYRLLHFFMTHPERAYTRGQLLDQVWGGNVYVEERTVDVHIRRLRKAIGEEHAELIQTVRGTGYRFSTKS